In Nocardia asteroides, a single genomic region encodes these proteins:
- a CDS encoding acyl-CoA dehydrogenase family protein, whose protein sequence is MTDLAAPPIRATLEPGVLPEALLRGFHERAPEYDRENRFFAEDLDELRAIGYLRAAIPVSHGGLGWTLPQFNRAQRALAYWAPATALGVNMHLYWTGPLADRIAAGDSSLDRLGIHARDDSDPERPRIVHAFVPRTSEGVRTVETWDTLGVRATASHDTVLTDVFVATEHVADVYDTGDNPGPFIASILPWAIPALVNVYLGIARRAADVALEQARTRTVLSLGNRPVGGKPFVQYHAAEAELALEAATAHLDHITERLARGDDLGDRLLLALFAVKENGTRSARDVVDLALEIGGGGSIHRRNELERLYRDVRAGSFHPPSSDSVREYIGNFLLGE, encoded by the coding sequence ATGACAGATCTCGCCGCTCCACCGATCCGGGCGACGCTGGAGCCGGGCGTGCTGCCCGAGGCGCTGCTGCGCGGCTTCCACGAGCGGGCGCCGGAGTACGACCGCGAGAACCGCTTCTTCGCCGAGGACCTCGACGAGCTCAGGGCGATCGGCTACCTGCGCGCGGCGATCCCGGTGAGCCACGGCGGGCTGGGGTGGACGCTGCCGCAGTTCAACCGGGCGCAGCGGGCGCTCGCGTACTGGGCGCCCGCCACCGCGCTCGGCGTGAACATGCACCTGTACTGGACCGGTCCGCTGGCCGACCGGATCGCCGCGGGCGACAGCTCGCTGGACCGGCTGGGCATCCACGCCCGCGACGACAGCGACCCGGAGCGGCCGCGCATCGTGCACGCCTTCGTCCCGCGGACCAGCGAGGGTGTGCGCACGGTCGAGACCTGGGACACGCTCGGCGTGCGGGCCACCGCCAGCCACGACACCGTGCTGACCGACGTGTTCGTAGCCACCGAGCACGTGGCCGACGTCTACGACACGGGCGACAACCCCGGCCCGTTCATCGCCTCGATCCTGCCGTGGGCGATCCCGGCGCTGGTCAACGTCTACCTCGGCATCGCAAGGCGGGCCGCCGACGTGGCGCTGGAGCAGGCGCGGACCAGGACCGTGCTGAGCCTGGGCAACCGCCCGGTCGGCGGGAAGCCGTTCGTGCAGTACCACGCGGCCGAGGCCGAGCTGGCGCTGGAGGCGGCCACCGCGCACCTCGACCACATCACCGAGCGGCTGGCCCGCGGGGACGACCTCGGCGACCGGCTGCTGCTCGCGCTGTTCGCAGTCAAGGAGAACGGCACCCGCAGCGCGCGCGACGTCGTCGACCTCGCGCTGGAGATCGGCGGCGGCGGCTCCATCCACCGCCGCAACGAGCTGGAGCGGCTCTACCGGGACGTGCGCGCGGGCAGTTTCCACCCGCCGAGCAGCGACAGCGTCCGCGAATACATCGGCAACTTCCTGCTCGGCGAATGA
- a CDS encoding MDR family MFS transporter has protein sequence MTETEVAASDGTTGAAARPPGTILLIGLLLIAAFVVILNETILSVALPTLMVDLGITAATAQWLTSGFLLTMAIVIPTTGFVLQRFSMRAIYIAAMSLFTAGTLIAALAPGFEVLVVARVVQAVGTALMIPLLMTTILNVVPAASRGRTMGLVSIVISVAPAVGPTVSGLILQSLSWRAMFWIVLPIAVMVLVLGGVFVRNVTEPRKAHLDYVSVPLAALGFGGLVYGLSSIGESASGHAPVPPPVSLTVGAVALVLFVVRQLRLVERGRALLDLRTFAIGPFRLAVALMGSLMLTLFGALIVLPIYLQNVLGKDVLTTGLVLLPGGLVMGLLAPFVGALFDRWGARPLVLPGTIALSAGVWVLATLDEHSAIGLVITAHVIVSAGIACALTPLMTSALGALPAELYSHGSATVSTVQQVAGAAGTALFITMMTRGTESALRGGSEVVAATADGVHTAFLAAGVLSLVLVAAAAMVRSPKKVTVE, from the coding sequence GTGACAGAGACCGAGGTGGCCGCGAGCGACGGCACCACCGGCGCGGCCGCGCGCCCGCCCGGCACGATCCTGCTGATCGGGCTGCTGCTGATCGCTGCCTTCGTGGTGATCCTCAACGAGACCATCCTGAGCGTGGCGCTGCCGACCCTGATGGTCGACCTCGGCATCACCGCCGCCACCGCGCAGTGGCTGACCAGCGGGTTCCTCCTCACCATGGCGATCGTCATCCCGACCACCGGCTTCGTGCTGCAGCGCTTCTCGATGCGCGCGATCTACATCGCGGCCATGTCGCTGTTCACCGCAGGCACGCTGATCGCCGCACTGGCGCCCGGGTTCGAGGTGCTCGTGGTGGCCAGGGTGGTGCAGGCGGTCGGCACCGCGCTGATGATCCCGCTGCTGATGACCACGATCCTGAACGTGGTGCCCGCGGCGTCGCGCGGCCGCACCATGGGGCTGGTCTCGATCGTGATCTCGGTGGCGCCCGCCGTCGGGCCGACCGTCTCCGGGCTGATCCTGCAGTCGCTGAGCTGGCGGGCCATGTTCTGGATCGTGCTGCCGATCGCGGTCATGGTGCTCGTACTCGGCGGGGTCTTCGTGCGCAATGTGACCGAGCCGCGCAAGGCGCACCTGGACTACGTCTCGGTGCCGCTGGCGGCGCTCGGCTTCGGCGGGCTGGTGTACGGGCTGAGCAGCATCGGCGAGTCGGCCTCCGGGCACGCGCCGGTGCCGCCGCCGGTCTCGCTCACGGTCGGCGCGGTGGCGCTGGTGCTGTTCGTGGTCCGGCAGCTGAGGCTGGTCGAGCGCGGGCGTGCGCTGCTCGACCTGCGCACCTTCGCGATCGGGCCGTTCCGGCTGGCGGTGGCGCTCATGGGCAGCCTCATGCTGACGCTGTTCGGCGCGCTCATCGTGTTGCCCATCTACCTGCAGAACGTGCTCGGCAAGGACGTGCTCACCACCGGGCTGGTGCTGCTGCCCGGCGGGCTGGTGATGGGGTTGCTCGCGCCGTTCGTCGGCGCGCTCTTCGACCGGTGGGGCGCGCGGCCGCTGGTGCTGCCAGGCACCATCGCGCTGAGCGCGGGCGTGTGGGTGCTGGCCACGCTGGACGAGCACTCCGCCATCGGGCTGGTGATCACCGCGCACGTGATCGTCAGCGCCGGGATCGCCTGCGCGCTCACCCCGCTCATGACCTCGGCGCTCGGCGCCCTCCCGGCCGAGCTGTACTCGCACGGCAGCGCGACGGTGAGCACGGTGCAGCAGGTGGCGGGGGCCGCGGGGACCGCACTGTTCATCACGATGATGACGCGCGGGACCGAGTCGGCGCTGCGCGGGGGTTCCGAGGTGGTGGCGGCTACCGCCGACGGCGTGCACACCGCGTTCCTGGCGGCGGGGGTGCTCTCGCTGGTGCTGGTGGCCGCGGCGGCGATGGTGCGGTCGCCGAAGAAGGTCACGGTCGAGTAG
- a CDS encoding TetR family transcriptional regulator, with protein sequence MNSPAAPDLRARRRNATRIDIRAAALTLFERQGAERTTVDEIAAAAGISQRTFFRYFPTKEECVLFDVYGFDAALDHCLATTDPATLTLADVEAAFAAVIAGIGADEQSEVAATTRRIQKLVATDASLSRAAVARHADCTLRSLAPLDGRCSPADRARLRMIAQIAQIALHLAFEEWVEADADVGLAEIHRAVCARLRTL encoded by the coding sequence GTGAACTCTCCGGCCGCCCCCGATCTCCGCGCACGCAGGCGGAACGCGACCAGGATCGACATCCGCGCGGCCGCGCTCACGCTCTTCGAGCGCCAGGGCGCCGAGCGCACCACCGTCGACGAGATCGCGGCCGCCGCAGGCATCTCCCAGCGCACCTTCTTCCGCTACTTCCCGACCAAGGAGGAGTGCGTCCTCTTCGACGTCTACGGCTTCGACGCCGCGCTCGACCACTGCCTGGCGACCACCGACCCCGCGACGCTCACCCTCGCCGACGTCGAGGCCGCCTTCGCCGCGGTGATCGCGGGCATCGGCGCCGACGAGCAGAGCGAGGTCGCCGCCACCACCAGGCGCATCCAGAAGCTGGTCGCCACCGACGCCTCGCTCAGCCGGGCCGCCGTCGCCAGGCACGCGGACTGCACCCTGCGCTCGCTGGCCCCGCTCGACGGCCGATGCTCCCCCGCGGACCGCGCCCGGCTGCGGATGATCGCGCAGATCGCGCAGATCGCCCTGCACCTCGCCTTCGAGGAGTGGGTCGAGGCGGACGCCGATGTCGGGCTCGCCGAAATCCACCGCGCCGTCTGCGCCCGCCTCCGCACCCTCTGA
- a CDS encoding RNA polymerase sigma factor has product MSSAGRRTVAAVWRIEAAQVTAVLARTVGDLDLAEDLAQDALLAALEQWPRTGVPAKPGAWLLAVARRRAVDAVRRRATLRRKLALLARDLPDGFDPIAALDLDRQVGDDILRLMFTACHPLLGRDARVALTLRTVAGLSTGEIARAFLVPSATVGQRISRAKKTLSEAGVPFEVPAGAELDARLGSVLEVVYLIFNEGYAATGGDSWTRAELCAEAMRLGRMLAALAPGEPEPHGLVALMEFQGSRLRARTGADGAPVPLDRQDRARWDRLLITHAEGALRRADGLGGTGSYVLQARIAACHARAPEPAATDWQRIAALYTELGTLTGSPVVALNRAVAVARAGNPAAALALVDELAELPALRGYHLLPAVRGDLLRTLGHPAEARAQFERAAAMTGNTAERTLLLERAGSCLASGTGPDRGSDPAPPAGR; this is encoded by the coding sequence GTGAGCAGTGCGGGTCGGCGCACCGTCGCCGCGGTCTGGCGGATCGAGGCCGCGCAGGTGACCGCCGTCCTCGCCCGCACCGTCGGTGACCTGGACCTGGCCGAGGACCTCGCCCAGGACGCGCTGCTCGCGGCGTTGGAGCAGTGGCCGCGCACCGGCGTCCCGGCCAAGCCGGGCGCCTGGCTGCTCGCCGTCGCCCGCAGGCGCGCGGTCGACGCGGTCCGCCGCCGCGCCACCCTGCGCCGCAAGCTCGCACTGCTCGCCCGCGACCTCCCCGACGGGTTCGACCCGATCGCCGCGCTCGACCTCGACCGGCAGGTCGGCGACGACATCCTGCGGCTCATGTTCACCGCCTGCCACCCGCTGCTCGGCCGCGACGCCAGGGTCGCGCTCACGCTTCGGACCGTGGCCGGGCTCTCCACCGGCGAGATCGCCCGCGCCTTCCTGGTCCCCTCCGCCACCGTCGGGCAGCGGATCTCCCGGGCCAAGAAGACGCTCTCGGAGGCGGGCGTGCCGTTCGAGGTTCCGGCGGGGGCGGAGCTGGACGCCCGGCTCGGCTCGGTGCTCGAGGTCGTCTACCTGATCTTCAACGAGGGGTACGCCGCCACCGGGGGCGACTCCTGGACCAGGGCCGAGCTCTGCGCGGAGGCCATGCGGCTGGGCCGGATGCTCGCCGCGCTCGCCCCCGGCGAACCGGAGCCGCACGGCCTGGTGGCGCTCATGGAGTTCCAGGGCTCCCGGCTGCGCGCCCGCACCGGCGCCGACGGCGCCCCGGTGCCGCTCGACCGCCAGGACCGCGCCCGCTGGGACCGGCTGCTCATCACGCACGCCGAGGGCGCGCTGCGCCGCGCGGACGGCCTCGGCGGCACCGGCTCCTACGTGCTACAGGCCAGGATCGCCGCCTGCCACGCCCGCGCACCGGAGCCGGCGGCCACGGACTGGCAGCGGATCGCCGCGCTCTACACGGAGCTCGGCACGCTCACCGGCTCGCCGGTGGTCGCGCTGAACCGGGCCGTGGCCGTGGCGCGCGCCGGGAACCCGGCGGCCGCGCTCGCGCTGGTCGACGAGCTCGCCGAGCTGCCGGCGCTGCGCGGCTACCACCTGCTCCCCGCCGTCCGCGGCGACCTGCTGCGCACGCTCGGGCACCCCGCCGAGGCCAGGGCGCAGTTCGAGCGCGCCGCCGCCATGACCGGCAACACCGCCGAGCGCACCCTGCTGCTCGAGCGGGCCGGGAGCTGCCTCGCTAGTGGAACCGGCCCCGATCGTGGTAGCGATCCAGCGCCGCCCGCAGGTCGGTGA
- a CDS encoding winged helix-turn-helix transcriptional regulator, with protein MPAAPAGKTPRDCTIADALEVVGDRWSLLIVRELFYAQQRFTEVVRNTGAPRDIATARLRKLVEHGVIAREQYSERPARYAYRLTESGRALAPVLLALKRWGHEYVRDGADPVRFDHSCGHEFVGALHCSACGDPFESGSLTPHP; from the coding sequence ATGCCAGCGGCACCTGCCGGGAAGACCCCGCGCGACTGCACGATCGCCGACGCCCTCGAGGTCGTCGGCGATCGCTGGAGCCTGCTGATCGTGCGCGAGCTCTTCTACGCCCAGCAGCGCTTCACCGAGGTCGTGCGCAACACCGGGGCGCCGCGCGATATCGCGACGGCCCGGCTGCGCAAGCTCGTCGAGCACGGGGTCATCGCCCGCGAGCAGTACAGCGAGCGGCCCGCCCGCTACGCCTACCGGCTGACCGAGTCCGGGCGCGCCCTCGCGCCGGTGCTGCTCGCGCTCAAGCGCTGGGGGCACGAGTACGTGCGCGACGGCGCCGATCCGGTGCGGTTCGACCACAGCTGCGGGCACGAGTTCGTCGGCGCGCTGCACTGCTCCGCCTGCGGAGACCCGTTCGAGTCGGGATCGCTGACGCCGCATCCCTGA
- a CDS encoding YciI family protein codes for MRVMVLGKATEATEKGIPPTAAEFAAMEAYTEELTRAGIVLAGDGLKPSSAGKRVSFDDDGGSAVLDGPFAETKELIAGYQIWEVSSLEEALEWVRRAPIRGGVVEVRPFYGPEDFADLAAEA; via the coding sequence ATGCGCGTCATGGTGCTGGGTAAGGCCACCGAGGCCACCGAGAAGGGCATCCCGCCCACCGCGGCGGAGTTCGCCGCCATGGAGGCCTACACCGAGGAGCTCACCAGGGCGGGCATCGTCCTCGCCGGTGACGGCCTGAAGCCGAGTTCGGCGGGCAAGCGGGTGAGCTTCGACGACGACGGCGGCTCGGCGGTGCTCGACGGCCCGTTCGCCGAGACCAAGGAGCTGATCGCCGGCTACCAGATCTGGGAGGTCTCCTCGCTCGAGGAGGCGCTGGAGTGGGTGCGCCGGGCCCCGATCCGCGGCGGCGTGGTCGAGGTGCGGCCGTTCTACGGCCCCGAGGACTTCGCCGACCTGGCGGCCGAGGCGTAG
- a CDS encoding FAD-binding dehydrogenase gives MPSHPGDSGITRRGLLGGAAAATTLAALGTNAALGTNPAWAAPGGGDADAIVVGAGLAGLVATGELVAAGRRVLLLDQEPEASLGGQAFWSLGGLFLVGSVEQKVAGIRDSFELARADWFRTAGFDRGVGDPLGEDHWAARWAEAYLHFAAEEKQAWLFREGVRWVPIVGWAERGEGPQTPGNSVPRFHITLGTGPGVVEPFERKVRQAPERLLTLAFRHRVDELVTTGGAISGVRGAILEPSGAARGTPSSRTEVGEFELRAPIVIVTSGGIGANHELVRRNWPARLGAPPARLSTGVPAHVDGRMLGIAEAAGARLVNRDRMWHYTEGIVNPSPIWPGHGIRVLAAPSSMWFDAVGRRFPSPGIPSVDTLGTLELITATGYDYSWFVLNKRIVDKEFVLSGSEQNPELTAKDLVGYLAMRAFNDTPPPVRNFLDRGEDFVIADTLPELVAGMNRLTGTDRIALDAMQTQIAARDAEIGNPASTDPGIVALRRSRAYIGDSLARTTEPHRLLDPAAGPLIAIRMNILTRKTLGGLQTDLAGRVLDAAGAPIPGLYAAGEAAGFGGGGVHGYRALEGTFLGGCLFSGREAGRAAARESA, from the coding sequence ATGCCTTCTCACCCTGGCGACAGCGGAATCACCCGCCGCGGCCTGCTCGGCGGCGCGGCGGCCGCCACCACCCTCGCCGCGCTCGGCACGAACGCCGCGCTCGGCACGAACCCCGCCTGGGCCGCGCCGGGCGGCGGTGACGCCGACGCCATCGTCGTCGGCGCCGGGCTGGCGGGGCTGGTCGCCACCGGCGAGCTCGTCGCCGCGGGGCGCCGCGTGCTGCTGCTCGACCAGGAGCCGGAGGCGAGCCTGGGCGGGCAGGCGTTCTGGTCGCTCGGCGGGCTCTTCCTCGTCGGCTCGGTGGAGCAGAAGGTCGCCGGGATCAGGGACTCCTTCGAGCTGGCGCGCGCGGACTGGTTCCGCACGGCCGGCTTCGATCGCGGGGTCGGCGACCCGCTCGGCGAGGACCACTGGGCCGCCCGCTGGGCCGAGGCCTACCTGCACTTCGCCGCCGAGGAGAAGCAGGCGTGGCTCTTCCGGGAGGGCGTGCGCTGGGTGCCGATCGTCGGCTGGGCCGAGCGCGGCGAGGGGCCGCAGACCCCGGGCAACTCGGTGCCGCGCTTCCACATCACGCTCGGCACCGGGCCGGGGGTGGTGGAGCCGTTCGAGCGCAAGGTGCGGCAGGCGCCGGAGCGGCTGCTCACCCTCGCGTTCCGGCACCGGGTGGACGAGCTGGTCACCACCGGCGGCGCGATCTCCGGGGTGCGCGGCGCCATCCTGGAGCCGAGCGGCGCCGCGCGCGGCACGCCGAGCTCGCGCACCGAGGTCGGCGAGTTCGAGCTGCGCGCCCCGATCGTCATCGTGACCTCCGGCGGCATCGGCGCGAATCACGAACTGGTGCGGCGTAATTGGCCCGCCCGGCTCGGCGCCCCGCCTGCCCGGCTGAGCACCGGGGTGCCCGCGCACGTCGACGGGCGGATGCTCGGCATCGCCGAGGCGGCGGGCGCGCGGCTGGTGAACCGGGACCGCATGTGGCACTACACCGAGGGCATCGTCAACCCGTCGCCGATCTGGCCCGGGCACGGGATCCGGGTGCTGGCCGCGCCGTCCTCGATGTGGTTCGACGCCGTCGGCAGGCGGTTCCCCAGTCCGGGCATCCCCAGCGTCGACACCCTCGGCACGCTCGAGCTGATCACCGCGACCGGCTACGACTACTCCTGGTTCGTGCTCAACAAGCGGATCGTCGACAAGGAGTTCGTGCTGTCGGGCTCCGAGCAGAACCCGGAGCTGACCGCCAAGGACCTCGTCGGCTACCTCGCCATGCGCGCCTTCAACGACACCCCGCCGCCGGTGCGGAATTTCCTGGACCGGGGCGAGGACTTCGTCATCGCCGATACCCTCCCCGAACTGGTCGCCGGGATGAACCGGCTCACCGGCACCGACCGCATCGCCCTCGACGCCATGCAGACGCAGATCGCCGCGCGCGACGCCGAGATCGGCAACCCGGCCAGCACCGACCCCGGCATCGTCGCGCTGCGCCGCTCCCGCGCCTACATCGGCGACAGCCTCGCCCGCACCACCGAGCCGCACCGCCTGCTCGACCCCGCCGCCGGGCCGCTCATCGCCATCCGGATGAACATCCTCACCAGGAAGACCCTCGGCGGATTGCAGACCGACCTCGCCGGGCGGGTGCTCGACGCCGCGGGCGCCCCGATCCCCGGGCTGTACGCGGCGGGCGAGGCGGCCGGATTCGGCGGCGGGGGAGTGCACGGGTACCGCGCGCTGGAGGGCACCTTCCTCGGCGGCTGCCTGTTCTCCGGGCGCGAGGCGGGGCGCGCCGCCGCCCGCGAAAGTGCCTGA
- a CDS encoding SRPBCC family protein, producing the protein MSTTDFTVTITVDATREQAFAAIEDVRGWWSETIVGSTGTVGDSYRFEVPDVHRCTMTTTESVPGERLVWHVTDSFLSFVADTAEWEDTDVVFDLAERDGRTEIRFTHVGLHPAGECYDVCTNAWGGYLTNSLYNLITTGAGDPFRRESTIETEAAKHGNTELLGLGGGA; encoded by the coding sequence ATGAGCACAACTGATTTCACCGTCACCATCACCGTCGACGCCACCCGCGAGCAGGCTTTCGCGGCGATCGAAGACGTGCGCGGCTGGTGGTCGGAGACCATCGTCGGCAGCACCGGAACGGTGGGCGACAGCTACCGCTTCGAGGTGCCCGACGTGCACCGCTGCACCATGACCACCACCGAGTCCGTGCCCGGCGAGCGCCTGGTCTGGCACGTCACCGACTCGTTCCTGTCCTTCGTCGCGGACACCGCGGAGTGGGAGGACACCGATGTGGTCTTCGACCTCGCCGAGCGCGACGGCCGCACCGAGATCCGCTTCACCCACGTCGGCCTGCACCCCGCGGGCGAGTGCTACGACGTGTGCACGAACGCTTGGGGCGGTTACCTCACGAACAGCCTGTACAACCTGATCACGACGGGAGCGGGTGACCCGTTCCGGCGCGAGTCCACCATCGAGACCGAGGCGGCCAAGCACGGCAACACCGAACTGCTCGGTCTCGGTGGCGGCGCGTAA
- a CDS encoding ArsR/SmtB family transcription factor — protein sequence MRPELEATAERVFTALADPSRRSILATLAADGPATATGLADRLPITRQAIAKHLALLAEAGLVIAEPGERRRVRYHLDSAPMRVAQQFLAALARDWDGPLAALRAHLDRQEGNPQ from the coding sequence ATGCGGCCTGAACTCGAGGCCACCGCCGAGCGGGTCTTCACCGCGCTCGCCGACCCGAGCAGGCGCTCGATCCTCGCCACCCTCGCCGCGGACGGCCCCGCCACCGCGACCGGCCTCGCCGACCGGCTCCCCATCACCAGGCAGGCGATCGCCAAGCACCTCGCCCTGCTCGCGGAGGCGGGGCTGGTGATCGCCGAGCCCGGCGAGCGCCGCCGCGTCCGCTACCACCTCGACTCCGCGCCGATGCGGGTGGCCCAGCAATTCCTCGCCGCGCTGGCGCGGGACTGGGACGGCCCGCTCGCCGCGCTCCGCGCCCATCTGGACCGTCAGGAAGGAAATCCCCAATGA
- a CDS encoding TauD/TfdA dioxygenase family protein — MTLAQNDIRADREAGAAEIYRQGGITVEKLGAHIGARIGAVRLGGDLPAERVEAIRLALAINRVVVFEGQHQLDDESQYAFAELLGTPTEPHPTLTSKGARLLTIDGAANSWHTDVTFVDRIPKASILRAVTLPGYGGATTWASTVAAYEQLPPALRALTEELWATHSNLYDYAAQTSTAGRTTPANYQEFTSTEYETVHPVVRVHPETGERSLLLGHFAKSFIGLGSAEFHSLYQLLQARIIKLENTFWWNWRLGDIAIWDNRATQHYGIADYGNQERELHRITLAGDVPVDVNGTTGRVVKGDAAHYSDIQPSPRLELFAA, encoded by the coding sequence ATGACACTCGCACAGAACGACATCCGGGCCGACCGCGAGGCCGGCGCCGCGGAGATCTACCGGCAGGGCGGGATCACCGTCGAGAAGCTCGGTGCGCACATCGGCGCGCGGATCGGCGCCGTCCGGCTCGGCGGCGACCTGCCCGCCGAGCGGGTCGAGGCGATCCGACTGGCGCTCGCCATCAATAGGGTCGTCGTCTTCGAGGGCCAGCACCAGCTCGACGACGAATCCCAGTACGCCTTCGCCGAGCTGCTCGGCACGCCCACCGAGCCGCACCCGACGCTGACCTCCAAGGGCGCCAGGCTGCTCACCATCGACGGCGCCGCCAACAGCTGGCACACCGACGTCACCTTCGTCGACCGCATCCCCAAGGCCTCGATCCTGCGCGCCGTCACCCTCCCCGGCTACGGCGGCGCCACCACCTGGGCCTCGACCGTCGCCGCCTACGAGCAGCTACCCCCCGCGCTGCGCGCGCTCACCGAGGAGCTGTGGGCGACGCACAGCAACCTCTACGACTACGCGGCCCAGACCAGCACAGCCGGGCGCACCACCCCCGCGAACTACCAGGAGTTCACCAGCACCGAGTACGAGACGGTGCACCCCGTCGTCCGAGTGCACCCGGAGACCGGCGAGCGCTCGCTGCTGCTCGGCCACTTCGCCAAGAGCTTCATCGGGCTCGGCTCCGCCGAGTTCCACTCGCTGTACCAGCTGTTGCAGGCGCGAATCATCAAGCTGGAGAACACGTTTTGGTGGAACTGGCGGCTCGGCGACATCGCGATCTGGGACAACCGGGCCACCCAGCACTACGGGATCGCCGACTACGGGAACCAGGAGCGCGAGCTGCACCGGATCACGCTCGCCGGGGACGTGCCGGTGGACGTCAACGGCACCACAGGCCGGGTCGTCAAGGGCGATGCCGCGCACTACAGCGACATCCAGCCCTCACCCCGCCTGGAGCTCTTCGCCGCCTGA
- a CDS encoding SRPBCC domain-containing protein → MSFPDRIVRTIDLTQPPATVWAAVTTAEGLGGWFGDSARIDLRPGGAAQLTWSGEHTEHLRVERVEEPSVFGFTWHIHGLPEDDPRRTYVEFTLEPAGSGTRLTVVETGFAQLTDDAHRVAFDGNTDGWAKELAELDRYLDAA, encoded by the coding sequence ATGAGCTTTCCCGACCGCATCGTCCGCACCATCGACCTCACCCAGCCGCCCGCCACCGTCTGGGCGGCGGTCACCACCGCCGAGGGGCTCGGCGGCTGGTTCGGCGACAGCGCCCGCATCGACCTGCGCCCCGGTGGCGCCGCCCAGCTCACCTGGTCGGGCGAGCACACCGAGCACCTGCGGGTGGAGCGGGTCGAGGAGCCGTCGGTCTTCGGCTTCACCTGGCACATCCACGGCCTGCCGGAGGACGACCCACGCCGCACCTACGTCGAGTTCACCCTGGAGCCGGCAGGCTCCGGTACCAGGCTCACCGTGGTGGAGACCGGGTTCGCGCAGCTCACCGACGACGCGCACAGGGTCGCGTTCGACGGCAACACCGACGGCTGGGCCAAGGAGCTCGCCGAGCTCGACCGGTACCTCGATGCGGCCTGA
- a CDS encoding response regulator, which produces MGQKPRPTTAPPGRARPVCLRDYWASPARVLLVEDDPATAEMITIVLAGQSLIVDHLAAGAQAAAYAQKHRPGLILLDLMLTDLHGVAVCRALRAVCATPIVIVSATREEAVIAAAMAAGAHDYLPKPFAVHDLLAHVDTHLPPTSAPLPITLPGPQSAASSLVGAVTAGQRAVR; this is translated from the coding sequence ATGGGTCAGAAACCTAGGCCGACGACGGCGCCGCCGGGGCGGGCGCGCCCGGTGTGCCTGCGGGACTACTGGGCGAGCCCGGCGCGGGTGCTGCTGGTCGAGGACGATCCGGCGACCGCGGAGATGATCACCATCGTGCTCGCCGGCCAGAGCCTGATCGTCGACCACCTCGCGGCGGGCGCACAGGCCGCCGCCTACGCGCAGAAGCACCGGCCGGGGCTGATCCTGCTCGACCTCATGCTCACCGATCTGCACGGGGTCGCGGTGTGCCGGGCGCTGCGCGCGGTCTGCGCGACGCCGATCGTGATCGTCTCCGCCACCCGCGAGGAGGCGGTGATCGCGGCGGCCATGGCGGCGGGCGCGCACGACTACCTGCCCAAGCCGTTCGCCGTGCACGACCTGCTCGCGCACGTCGACACCCACCTGCCGCCCACCTCGGCGCCGCTGCCGATCACCCTGCCCGGGCCGCAGTCGGCGGCGTCCTCGCTGGTCGGCGCGGTGACTGCCGGGCAGCGCGCGGTTCGCTGA